Proteins from a single region of Malaclemys terrapin pileata isolate rMalTer1 chromosome 25, rMalTer1.hap1, whole genome shotgun sequence:
- the ARL5C gene encoding putative ADP-ribosylation factor-like protein 5C, whose translation MGQLFAKLMSIFGSQEHKVIIVGLDNAGKTTILYQFLMNEVVHTSPTIGSNVEEIILRKTHFLMWDIGGQETLRSTWNTYYSNTEFVILVIDSTDRERLTVTKEELYKMLAHEDLQNAAVLIFANKQDVKNSMTTSEISKFLTLSSIKDHPWHIQGCCALTGEGLPAGLEWMKSRVAAN comes from the exons ATGGGGCAGCTGTTCGCTAAGCTGATGAGCATCTTCGGCAGCCAAG AACACAAGGTGATCATTGTTGGCCTGGACAATGCAGGGAAGACCACCATCCTCTACCAGTT CCTCATGAACGAGGTGGTGCACACGTCACCCACCATCGGCAGCAACGTGGAGGAGATCATCTTGAGGAAGACCCACTTCCTGATGTGGGACATCGGGGGGCAGGAGACGCTGCGGTCCACGTGGAACACCTACTACTCCAACACGGAG tttgtcATCCTGGTGATCGACAGCACCGACCGCGAGCGGCTGACGGTGACGAAAGAGGAGCTGTACAAGATGCTGGCCCACGAG GACCTGCAGAACGCGGCGGTCTTGATATTTGCCAACAAGCAGGATGTAAAGAACTCCATGACTACCTCTGAGATCTCCAAGTTCCTAACCCTCAGCTCCATCAAGGACCATCCATGGCACATCCAGGGCTGCTGTGCCCTAACGGGAGAGGG CCTGCCAGCTGGCTTGGAGTGGATGAAGTCTCGAGTAGCAGCCAACTGA
- the LOC128829345 gene encoding dickkopf-related protein 3-like yields the protein MPYHAPDEAALSQSSSPLADSKEIAAATTCSQDRHCAHGLFCDKHFRLCLPLRQEGQYCRRDTHCARGLTCMFGKCHRTVPDGQEGARCRQDKDCGVAACCARHHGELLCKKRLALDESCFVPQGGLAFSINQVCPCQEGLVCRTGAAGRE from the exons ATGCCCTACCACGCCCCAGATGAGGCCGCCCTCTCCCAAAGCTCCAGCCCCCTGGCCGACAGCAAGGAGATTGCG GCGGCCACAACGTGTAGCCAGGACCGGCACTGCGCCCATGGGCTCTTCTGTGATAAGCACTTCCGGCTGTGCCTTCCCCTGCGCCAGGAGGGGCAGTACTGCCGCCGCGACACCCATTGCGCCAGGGGCCTGACCTGTATGTTTGGCAAGTGCCACAGGACCGTGCCGGACGGGCAGGAGG GTGCTCGCTGCCGGCAGGACAAGGACTGCGGCGTGGCCGCCTGCTGCGCCCGCCACCATGGCGAGCTTCTCTGCAAGAAGAGGTTGGCCTTGGATGAGAGCTGCTTTGTGCCCCAGGGAGGCCTGGCCTTCAGCATCAACCAGGTCTGCCCCTGCCAGGAGGGGCTGGTGTGCAGGACCGGGGCTGCTGGCCGAGAGTGA